One window of Nicotiana tomentosiformis chromosome 11, ASM39032v3, whole genome shotgun sequence genomic DNA carries:
- the LOC104094097 gene encoding nudix hydrolase 9 isoform X3 codes for MEEKISCDGGHEFKLLLSCPSGLSPSQVSVVFNEAYDRIPHPDSSLEQSISEIWDARVQQSSSLYNGTKFRYGGCNFNVGNDPKQQPHVSLQLGLTDYRTFVGTNLSPIWERYLVQSEDDCIQCQHTSSPLGNGALVETSDKKILVLQRSNKVGEFPGYFVFPGGHPEPQEVGIISHDGFKELNQCRPINSKVSQEMFDSIVREVVEEIGAPADSLSSPIFIGISRRVLNVRPTAFFFIKCNLQSDEIQQLYSSAEDGFESTQLYAVSMSDLENMASKMPGCHRGGFALYKLMEQDANNS; via the exons ATGGAGGAGAAAATCAGCTGCGACGGCGGTCACGAATTCAAGCTGCTGCTCTCATGTCCTTCTGGCCTATCTCCTTCACAG GTTTCAGTTGTTTTCAATGAAGCATACGACAGGATTCCCCATCCCGATTCTTCTTTGGAGCAGTCCATTTCCGAG ATATGGGACGCAAGAGTTCAACAAAGTTCATCACTTTACAATGGAACGAAGTTTAGG TATGGAGGATGCAACTTCAATGTAGGAAATGATCCCAAGCAACAGCCTCATGTTTCCCTTCAGCTTGGTCTGACAGATTATAG GACATTTGTTGGAACAAATTTAAGTCCTATATGGGAAAGATATCTTGTTCAATCTGAAG ATGATTGCATACAATGTCAACACACATCAAGTCCCCTGGGTAATGGTGCACTTGTGGAGACTTCTGACAAGAAAATACTTGTGCTTCAGAGAAGTAATAAAGTTGGAGAATTCCCCGGATATTTTGTTTTTCCTGGAGGCCATCCAGAG CCCCAAGAAGTTGGAATAATCTCCCATGACGGCTTCAAAGAGCTGAATCAATGTCGTCCAATTAATAGCAAAGTTTCTCAGGAAATGTTTGACAGCATTGTCCGTGAAGTTGTTGAAGAAATTGGTGCTCCTGCAGATAGCCTT TCCAGCCCCATATTTATTGGTATATCCCGAAGAGTGTTGAATGTTAGGCCAACTGCTTTTTTCTTCATCAAATGCAATCTTCAGTCTGATGAAATTCAACAATTGTATTCTAGCGCAGAGGATGGCTTCGAGTCAACTCAGCTTTATGCTGTTTCAATG aGTGATTTGGAAAACATGGCTTCTAAAATGCCCGGCTGCCACAGAGGAGGTTTTGCACTCTACAAATTAATGGAACAAGATGCAAATAATAGCTAA
- the LOC104094097 gene encoding nudix hydrolase 9 isoform X5 produces the protein MKHTTGFPIPILLWSSPFPRYGTQEFNKVHHFTMERSLGTFVGTNLSPIWERYLVQSEELHITLHRAETSNDCIQCQHTSSPLGNGALVETSDKKILVLQRSNKVGEFPGYFVFPGGHPEPQEVGIISHDGFKELNQCRPINSKVSQEMFDSIVREVVEEIGAPADSLSSPIFIGISRRVLNVRPTAFFFIKCNLQSDEIQQLYSSAEDGFESTQLYAVSMSDLENMASKMPGCHRGGFALYKLMEQDANNS, from the exons ATGAAGCATACGACAGGATTCCCCATCCCGATTCTTCTTTGGAGCAGTCCATTTCCGAG ATATGGGACGCAAGAGTTCAACAAAGTTCATCACTTTACAATGGAACGAAGTTTAGG GACATTTGTTGGAACAAATTTAAGTCCTATATGGGAAAGATATCTTGTTCAATCTGAAG AACTGCATATAACATTGCACAGAGCAGAGACTTCAA ATGATTGCATACAATGTCAACACACATCAAGTCCCCTGGGTAATGGTGCACTTGTGGAGACTTCTGACAAGAAAATACTTGTGCTTCAGAGAAGTAATAAAGTTGGAGAATTCCCCGGATATTTTGTTTTTCCTGGAGGCCATCCAGAG CCCCAAGAAGTTGGAATAATCTCCCATGACGGCTTCAAAGAGCTGAATCAATGTCGTCCAATTAATAGCAAAGTTTCTCAGGAAATGTTTGACAGCATTGTCCGTGAAGTTGTTGAAGAAATTGGTGCTCCTGCAGATAGCCTT TCCAGCCCCATATTTATTGGTATATCCCGAAGAGTGTTGAATGTTAGGCCAACTGCTTTTTTCTTCATCAAATGCAATCTTCAGTCTGATGAAATTCAACAATTGTATTCTAGCGCAGAGGATGGCTTCGAGTCAACTCAGCTTTATGCTGTTTCAATG aGTGATTTGGAAAACATGGCTTCTAAAATGCCCGGCTGCCACAGAGGAGGTTTTGCACTCTACAAATTAATGGAACAAGATGCAAATAATAGCTAA
- the LOC104094097 gene encoding nudix hydrolase 9 isoform X4: MEEKISCDGGHEFKLLLSCPSGLSPSQVSVVFNEAYDRIPHPDSSLEQSISEYGGCNFNVGNDPKQQPHVSLQLGLTDYRTFVGTNLSPIWERYLVQSEELHITLHRAETSNDCIQCQHTSSPLGNGALVETSDKKILVLQRSNKVGEFPGYFVFPGGHPEPQEVGIISHDGFKELNQCRPINSKVSQEMFDSIVREVVEEIGAPADSLSSPIFIGISRRVLNVRPTAFFFIKCNLQSDEIQQLYSSAEDGFESTQLYAVSMSDLENMASKMPGCHRGGFALYKLMEQDANNS; this comes from the exons ATGGAGGAGAAAATCAGCTGCGACGGCGGTCACGAATTCAAGCTGCTGCTCTCATGTCCTTCTGGCCTATCTCCTTCACAG GTTTCAGTTGTTTTCAATGAAGCATACGACAGGATTCCCCATCCCGATTCTTCTTTGGAGCAGTCCATTTCCGAG TATGGAGGATGCAACTTCAATGTAGGAAATGATCCCAAGCAACAGCCTCATGTTTCCCTTCAGCTTGGTCTGACAGATTATAG GACATTTGTTGGAACAAATTTAAGTCCTATATGGGAAAGATATCTTGTTCAATCTGAAG AACTGCATATAACATTGCACAGAGCAGAGACTTCAA ATGATTGCATACAATGTCAACACACATCAAGTCCCCTGGGTAATGGTGCACTTGTGGAGACTTCTGACAAGAAAATACTTGTGCTTCAGAGAAGTAATAAAGTTGGAGAATTCCCCGGATATTTTGTTTTTCCTGGAGGCCATCCAGAG CCCCAAGAAGTTGGAATAATCTCCCATGACGGCTTCAAAGAGCTGAATCAATGTCGTCCAATTAATAGCAAAGTTTCTCAGGAAATGTTTGACAGCATTGTCCGTGAAGTTGTTGAAGAAATTGGTGCTCCTGCAGATAGCCTT TCCAGCCCCATATTTATTGGTATATCCCGAAGAGTGTTGAATGTTAGGCCAACTGCTTTTTTCTTCATCAAATGCAATCTTCAGTCTGATGAAATTCAACAATTGTATTCTAGCGCAGAGGATGGCTTCGAGTCAACTCAGCTTTATGCTGTTTCAATG aGTGATTTGGAAAACATGGCTTCTAAAATGCCCGGCTGCCACAGAGGAGGTTTTGCACTCTACAAATTAATGGAACAAGATGCAAATAATAGCTAA
- the LOC104094097 gene encoding nudix hydrolase 9 isoform X2 — MEEKISCDGGHEFKLLLSCPSGLSPSQVSVVFNEAYDRIPHPDSSLEQSISEIWDARVQQSSSLYNGTKFRYGGCNFNVGNDPKQQPHVSLQLGLTDYRTFVGTNLSPIWERYLVQSEELHITLHRAETSNDCIQCQHTSSPLGNGALVETSDKKILVLQRSNKVGEFPGYFVFPGGHPEPQEVGIISHDGFKELNQCRPINSKVSQEMFDSIVREVVEEIGAPADSLSSPIFIGISRRVLNVRPTAFFFIKCNLQSDEIQQLYSSAEDGFESTQLYAVSMLSLAGVPCGGKRTIYSVRLWSNTQC, encoded by the exons ATGGAGGAGAAAATCAGCTGCGACGGCGGTCACGAATTCAAGCTGCTGCTCTCATGTCCTTCTGGCCTATCTCCTTCACAG GTTTCAGTTGTTTTCAATGAAGCATACGACAGGATTCCCCATCCCGATTCTTCTTTGGAGCAGTCCATTTCCGAG ATATGGGACGCAAGAGTTCAACAAAGTTCATCACTTTACAATGGAACGAAGTTTAGG TATGGAGGATGCAACTTCAATGTAGGAAATGATCCCAAGCAACAGCCTCATGTTTCCCTTCAGCTTGGTCTGACAGATTATAG GACATTTGTTGGAACAAATTTAAGTCCTATATGGGAAAGATATCTTGTTCAATCTGAAG AACTGCATATAACATTGCACAGAGCAGAGACTTCAA ATGATTGCATACAATGTCAACACACATCAAGTCCCCTGGGTAATGGTGCACTTGTGGAGACTTCTGACAAGAAAATACTTGTGCTTCAGAGAAGTAATAAAGTTGGAGAATTCCCCGGATATTTTGTTTTTCCTGGAGGCCATCCAGAG CCCCAAGAAGTTGGAATAATCTCCCATGACGGCTTCAAAGAGCTGAATCAATGTCGTCCAATTAATAGCAAAGTTTCTCAGGAAATGTTTGACAGCATTGTCCGTGAAGTTGTTGAAGAAATTGGTGCTCCTGCAGATAGCCTT TCCAGCCCCATATTTATTGGTATATCCCGAAGAGTGTTGAATGTTAGGCCAACTGCTTTTTTCTTCATCAAATGCAATCTTCAGTCTGATGAAATTCAACAATTGTATTCTAGCGCAGAGGATGGCTTCGAGTCAACTCAGCTTTATGCTGTTTCAATG CTTAGCCTAGCGGGAGTCCCATGTGGAGGGAAAAGGACCATCTATAGCGTGAGGTTGTGGTCTAACACACAATGCTAA
- the LOC104094097 gene encoding nudix hydrolase 9 isoform X6, with the protein MKHTTGFPIPILLWSSPFPRYGTQEFNKVHHFTMERSLGTFVGTNLSPIWERYLVQSEDDCIQCQHTSSPLGNGALVETSDKKILVLQRSNKVGEFPGYFVFPGGHPEPQEVGIISHDGFKELNQCRPINSKVSQEMFDSIVREVVEEIGAPADSLSSPIFIGISRRVLNVRPTAFFFIKCNLQSDEIQQLYSSAEDGFESTQLYAVSMSDLENMASKMPGCHRGGFALYKLMEQDANNS; encoded by the exons ATGAAGCATACGACAGGATTCCCCATCCCGATTCTTCTTTGGAGCAGTCCATTTCCGAG ATATGGGACGCAAGAGTTCAACAAAGTTCATCACTTTACAATGGAACGAAGTTTAGG GACATTTGTTGGAACAAATTTAAGTCCTATATGGGAAAGATATCTTGTTCAATCTGAAG ATGATTGCATACAATGTCAACACACATCAAGTCCCCTGGGTAATGGTGCACTTGTGGAGACTTCTGACAAGAAAATACTTGTGCTTCAGAGAAGTAATAAAGTTGGAGAATTCCCCGGATATTTTGTTTTTCCTGGAGGCCATCCAGAG CCCCAAGAAGTTGGAATAATCTCCCATGACGGCTTCAAAGAGCTGAATCAATGTCGTCCAATTAATAGCAAAGTTTCTCAGGAAATGTTTGACAGCATTGTCCGTGAAGTTGTTGAAGAAATTGGTGCTCCTGCAGATAGCCTT TCCAGCCCCATATTTATTGGTATATCCCGAAGAGTGTTGAATGTTAGGCCAACTGCTTTTTTCTTCATCAAATGCAATCTTCAGTCTGATGAAATTCAACAATTGTATTCTAGCGCAGAGGATGGCTTCGAGTCAACTCAGCTTTATGCTGTTTCAATG aGTGATTTGGAAAACATGGCTTCTAAAATGCCCGGCTGCCACAGAGGAGGTTTTGCACTCTACAAATTAATGGAACAAGATGCAAATAATAGCTAA
- the LOC104094097 gene encoding nudix hydrolase 9 isoform X1, with protein MEEKISCDGGHEFKLLLSCPSGLSPSQVSVVFNEAYDRIPHPDSSLEQSISEIWDARVQQSSSLYNGTKFRYGGCNFNVGNDPKQQPHVSLQLGLTDYRTFVGTNLSPIWERYLVQSEELHITLHRAETSNDCIQCQHTSSPLGNGALVETSDKKILVLQRSNKVGEFPGYFVFPGGHPEPQEVGIISHDGFKELNQCRPINSKVSQEMFDSIVREVVEEIGAPADSLSSPIFIGISRRVLNVRPTAFFFIKCNLQSDEIQQLYSSAEDGFESTQLYAVSMSDLENMASKMPGCHRGGFALYKLMEQDANNS; from the exons ATGGAGGAGAAAATCAGCTGCGACGGCGGTCACGAATTCAAGCTGCTGCTCTCATGTCCTTCTGGCCTATCTCCTTCACAG GTTTCAGTTGTTTTCAATGAAGCATACGACAGGATTCCCCATCCCGATTCTTCTTTGGAGCAGTCCATTTCCGAG ATATGGGACGCAAGAGTTCAACAAAGTTCATCACTTTACAATGGAACGAAGTTTAGG TATGGAGGATGCAACTTCAATGTAGGAAATGATCCCAAGCAACAGCCTCATGTTTCCCTTCAGCTTGGTCTGACAGATTATAG GACATTTGTTGGAACAAATTTAAGTCCTATATGGGAAAGATATCTTGTTCAATCTGAAG AACTGCATATAACATTGCACAGAGCAGAGACTTCAA ATGATTGCATACAATGTCAACACACATCAAGTCCCCTGGGTAATGGTGCACTTGTGGAGACTTCTGACAAGAAAATACTTGTGCTTCAGAGAAGTAATAAAGTTGGAGAATTCCCCGGATATTTTGTTTTTCCTGGAGGCCATCCAGAG CCCCAAGAAGTTGGAATAATCTCCCATGACGGCTTCAAAGAGCTGAATCAATGTCGTCCAATTAATAGCAAAGTTTCTCAGGAAATGTTTGACAGCATTGTCCGTGAAGTTGTTGAAGAAATTGGTGCTCCTGCAGATAGCCTT TCCAGCCCCATATTTATTGGTATATCCCGAAGAGTGTTGAATGTTAGGCCAACTGCTTTTTTCTTCATCAAATGCAATCTTCAGTCTGATGAAATTCAACAATTGTATTCTAGCGCAGAGGATGGCTTCGAGTCAACTCAGCTTTATGCTGTTTCAATG aGTGATTTGGAAAACATGGCTTCTAAAATGCCCGGCTGCCACAGAGGAGGTTTTGCACTCTACAAATTAATGGAACAAGATGCAAATAATAGCTAA